AATATTTGCCATCTATAATTATTTTTTATTCTTTCAAGAGGTGCTGGATTAGGTCCATATATATTTTCTATAACATCTTCTTTTTTATTTTCCTTTAAACCACTAATTACATCATTATATACTAATTTGGATATAGAAGAAATCTTTGCATCATCCCCTCCATAAATAACAATACTCACCAAATTAGTAAAAGGCGGAAATTCAAACTCCTTTCTTAAAGCTATTTCTTTGCTATAAAAATTTATATAATCATGCTCTTTAGAAGTTTGTATGCTAAAATGATCGGGGCTATAAGTTTGAACTATTACATTTCCGTCTATATCACCCCTACCTGCCCTACCAGCTACTTGAGTAATTAGTTGAAAAGTTCGTTCCGATGATCTAAAATCGGGTAAATTTAAACTAGTATCTGCTGCTATAATACCTACCAATGTGACATTTGGAAAATCTAAACCTTTTGCTACCATTTGCGTTCCTATTAAAATATCGATTTTCCCTTTTTTCATCTTCTCTAATATTTTTACATGACTGCCCTTTCTTGTAGTAGTATCTACATCCATTCTAGCCACTTTTGCCTTAGGAAAATACTTTTTAACTTCTTCTTCAACTTTTTGTGTACCAATTCCAAAGTATTTAATATACCCGCTTTTACAAGAGGGACATATTGTTGGAGCTTTTTGTGCCCCACCACAATAGTGACATTTTAATATTTTCTTTTGCAGGTGATAAGTCATAGATACATCGCAATTACTACATTTTAACACAAATCCACATTTTCTACAAGATACAAAGGTTGAATACCCTCTCCTATTTAAAAACAATATAGTTTGTTTACCTTGTTTTAAATTTTCAGATATTCCTATAAATAAATCAGAACTAAACATGGTTTTATTACCCTTTTCTAGTTCCTCCCTCATATCTATTATTTTTATAGAAGGCATTTGTTTTCTATTTATCCTATCTGGTAAATTAAGTAACTGAACCTCTTTAATTTTAGCCCTATAATAAGTTTCAACAGAAGGAGTTGCTGTTCCTAGTACTAAATAACTTTTTTCCAATTCACATCTTTTCTCGGCAACTTCAATAGCATTATACTTAGGGTTCATGCTAGATTTATAACTGGTTTCATGTTCTTCATCAATTACTATTAAACCTAAATTTTCAAAAGGTGCAAAAACTGCTGACCTAGCTCCCACTGCTATTTTAACTTTCCCCTCTTTAATTCTTCTCCATTCATCAAATCTTTCTCCAAAAGAAAGTCTACTATGTAATACTGCCACATTATCTCCAAAACGGCCTACAAATCTTTCTATAATTTGAGGTGTCAATGAAATTTCAGGTACTAATACAATCGCTTGTTTTCCCATATTAATAACCTTTTCAATTAACTGGAGATAAACTTCTGTTTTTCCACTACCAGTTACACCATGAATTAAAAATTTATTGTTCTCATCTTTATTTTCTATACTAGTAAAAATAGAATCCACACAATGTTTTTGTGCTTTTGATAAGTTAAAGCTTTTATAATCCTCAATTTCTTTAGTAATAGGGCTTCTTAGAACTTCTTTATCAATTATAGAAACCATACCTTTTTGCTCCAAAGCCTTTACTGTAGAAGAAGAAGTATCTACATCCATAAGTATTTTTTTTAATTCCACACCTTCTTTAGCTTTAAAATATAAATACTTTATAATTTCTATTTGTTTATAGGCCCTTGAGCCTGTTCTCTTAATTTGCTCTTCTAAAGAAATTCCACTATTATTTAATAACACATATTTCTCATATTTTTTATTTATTTTTGTATCTACTTGAAATGAAGTGCTTATTAATTTTTTTTCCTCTAAGTTTCTTATATCCTTATTAATATTTTCCTCATTTAAAGTTTTTTTCACTTCATCTATCGGAATGCAATTATTTCTTCTTAATAATCTAATAATCTTTGTTTCTAAATTACTTAATTGATTCCATTTTACATCTTGATTATCCTCTAAGTTTATAAAGGAAATAATATTTTTAAAATCCCCAGGAGGTAAAACTGTATTAAAAGAGTCTATATAGGGAGATAAATAATACTCACTCATCCAAATACTTAATTTTATTAGTTCCTTAGATATTAAAGGTTTATCATCTAGCAAACTCTCTATATACTTAAGTTTTGTTAAATCACCCTGATATTCTTCTAGGGCGATAACAATTCCCTTAATTAATCTATTTCCCCTACCAAAAGGAATTACTACCCTCATACCTTCTTTTATATCATTTATCATTTCATCCTTAATTAAATAGGTAAAAGGCTTGTCTAATTTAGCAACTCTATTATCTATAATTACTTTAGCAACTAATTTTTCCATTACATTATCATTCCCTCTTATTGAAAAATCAAAAGCTAGATAAAAATCATCTAGCTTCAATTAATTTTTCTACCTTATCCAAAATAACTTTTGATAATTTTTCTTTGCTCATTAGAGGATATTCTTCTGAACATCCTTTATTATCTATTATAGTAACAATATTAGTATCTGTTCTAAAGCCAGCATCTTCTTTTGAAACATCATTAGCTACTATAAAGTCAAAATTTTTCTTTTCTAATTTTTCCCTTGCATGTTTTTCTACATTTTCAGTTTCAGCTGCAAACCCAACCATAATTTGGTTCTCTTTCTTTTTACCAAAGCTAGCAGCTATATCTGGATTTCTTATATATTTTATTTCTAGTATATCATCCTCACCAGTTTTTTTCTTTATTTTTTCCTTACTAAACTTTTCAGGTTTATAATCTAAGGGTGCAGCAGCCTTTATTAAAACATCTGAATCATTAAAATACTCTTCAACTGCCTTTAACATTTCCATTGTAGTATTTATATTTACAACTTTAACATTTGAAGGTGGTTGTAAATTTGTGGGGCCTGTTACTAATACTACATCCCCCCCTCTATTACTAGCTTCCTCAGCTATTGCATATCCCATTTTACCACTGGAATAATTAGTCATATATCTTACAGGATCCAAAGGTTCAATTGTTGGACCTGCTGTTACGATGATTTTTTTATTTATTAAAGTTTTCTTATTAAGAGAATCTAATATATATTGGACTATATCAGCTGGTTCAGCCATTCTCCCTTTGCCAAGATATCCACAAGCTAGCATCCCTGTCCCTGGCTCTATAAATTCATAATTTAATCCTTTAAGTTTCTCAATATTCTCCTGAACAATTGGATTAGCATACATATGAGAATTCATAGCTGGTGCAAAAACTACTTTTGCTCTAGTTGCCATTATTACAGTTGTCAACATATCATCTGCTATTCCATTAGCAATTTTCCCAATAATATTACCTGTTGCAGGAGCTACTAAAACCATATCTGCTTTATCCGCCAAAGCAATATGTTCTATGTCCCAAGACTTAGGTTCCTCAAACATATCAATAGAAACATAATTTTGTGAAATTGACTGGAAAGTTGTAGGCCCAACAAAATTTTTAGCATTTTTAGTCAT
This window of the Tissierellales bacterium genome carries:
- the priA gene encoding primosomal protein N'; amino-acid sequence: MKLDDFYLAFDFSIRGNDNVMEKLVAKVIIDNRVAKLDKPFTYLIKDEMINDIKEGMRVVIPFGRGNRLIKGIVIALEEYQGDLTKLKYIESLLDDKPLISKELIKLSIWMSEYYLSPYIDSFNTVLPPGDFKNIISFINLEDNQDVKWNQLSNLETKIIRLLRRNNCIPIDEVKKTLNEENINKDIRNLEEKKLISTSFQVDTKINKKYEKYVLLNNSGISLEEQIKRTGSRAYKQIEIIKYLYFKAKEGVELKKILMDVDTSSSTVKALEQKGMVSIIDKEVLRSPITKEIEDYKSFNLSKAQKHCVDSIFTSIENKDENNKFLIHGVTGSGKTEVYLQLIEKVINMGKQAIVLVPEISLTPQIIERFVGRFGDNVAVLHSRLSFGERFDEWRRIKEGKVKIAVGARSAVFAPFENLGLIVIDEEHETSYKSSMNPKYNAIEVAEKRCELEKSYLVLGTATPSVETYYRAKIKEVQLLNLPDRINRKQMPSIKIIDMREELEKGNKTMFSSDLFIGISENLKQGKQTILFLNRRGYSTFVSCRKCGFVLKCSNCDVSMTYHLQKKILKCHYCGGAQKAPTICPSCKSGYIKYFGIGTQKVEEEVKKYFPKAKVARMDVDTTTRKGSHVKILEKMKKGKIDILIGTQMVAKGLDFPNVTLVGIIAADTSLNLPDFRSSERTFQLITQVAGRAGRGDIDGNVIVQTYSPDHFSIQTSKEHDYINFYSKEIALRKEFEFPPFTNLVSIVIYGGDDAKISSISKLVYNDVISGLKENKKEDVIENIYGPNPAPLERIKNNYRWQI
- the coaBC gene encoding bifunctional phosphopantothenoylcysteine decarboxylase/phosphopantothenate--cysteine ligase CoaBC yields the protein MNNVLKNKNILVGVTGGIAAYKAVDVVSRLKKMNANVDVIMTKNAKNFVGPTTFQSISQNYVSIDMFEEPKSWDIEHIALADKADMVLVAPATGNIIGKIANGIADDMLTTVIMATRAKVVFAPAMNSHMYANPIVQENIEKLKGLNYEFIEPGTGMLACGYLGKGRMAEPADIVQYILDSLNKKTLINKKIIVTAGPTIEPLDPVRYMTNYSSGKMGYAIAEEASNRGGDVVLVTGPTNLQPPSNVKVVNINTTMEMLKAVEEYFNDSDVLIKAAAPLDYKPEKFSKEKIKKKTGEDDILEIKYIRNPDIAASFGKKKENQIMVGFAAETENVEKHAREKLEKKNFDFIVANDVSKEDAGFRTDTNIVTIIDNKGCSEEYPLMSKEKLSKVILDKVEKLIEAR